The Solea solea chromosome 19, fSolSol10.1, whole genome shotgun sequence genome has a window encoding:
- the trappc13 gene encoding trafficking protein particle complex subunit 13 isoform X1 has protein sequence MEVNQTKQEHLLALKVMRLTKPTLFTNLPVTCEDRDLPGDSFSQLMRQDPSTIKGAETIMLGEMLTLPQNFGNIFLGETFSSYISVHNDSTQVVKDILVKADLQTSSQRLNLSASNSAVAELKPECCIDDVIHHEVKEIGTHILVCAVSYTTHFGEKLYFRKFFKFQVLKPLDVKTKFYNAESDLSSVTDEVFLEAQIQNITTSPMFMEKVSLEPSMMYNVTELNTVAHGEQGESTFGKMSYLQPMDTRQYLYCLKPKPEYAEKAGVIKGVTVIGKLDIVWKTNLGERGRLQTSQLQRMAPGYGDIRLSLEMIPDTVNLEEPFDIVCKITNCSERTMDLVLEMCNTGSIHWCGVSGRQLGKLSPAAFLSLPLTLLSSVQGLQSISGLRLTDTFLKRTYEYDDIAQVCVVCPYMTNEC, from the exons ATGGAAGTAAATCAGACGAAACAAGAGCACCTACTCGCATTAAAAG TGATGCGGTTAACAAAACCAACACTCTTTACAAACCTGCCGGTGACATGTGAGGATCGAGATCTACCAG GAGATTCATTCAGTCAACTTATGAGGCAGGATCCTTCCACCATCAAGGGAGCAGAGACGATAATGCTCGGAGAGATGCTTACGTTACCACAGAACTTTGG AAATATTTTCCTCGGGGAGACCTTCTCTAGTTACATAAGTGTGCACAATGACAGCACCCAAGTTGTAAAGGACATTCTAGTCAAG GCCGACTTACAGACCAGCTCACAGAGACTCAACCTCTCTGCGTCAAACTCTGCAGTAGCAGAACTCAAGCCTGAATGCTGCATCGATGATGTCATCCACCACGAAGTCAAAGAAATCGGAACACACAT CTTAGTGTGCGCAGTCAGTTACACCACACATTTTGGGGAGAAGCTCTATTTTCGGAAGTTCTTCAAATTCCAG GTTTTGAAGCCGCTGGATGTGAAGACAAAGTTCTACAATGCAGAG aGTGACCTCAGTTCTGTG ACAGATGAAGTGTTCCTGGAGGCTCAGATCCAGAACATCACTACCTCGCCCATGTTCATGGAGAAGGTCTCTCTGGAGCCCTCCATGATGTACAACGTCACAGAGCTCAACACAGTCGCGCATGGAGAGCAAGG GGAGTCTACGTTTGGGAAAATGTCCTACCTGCAGCCCATGGACACGCGACAGTACCTGTACTGTTTGAAGCCAAAGCCGGAGTACGCGGAGAAGGCGGGGGTCATCAAGGGTGTGACGGTGATAGGGAAGCTGGACATCGTATGGAAGACAAATCttggggagagagggaggttaCAGACCAGTCAGCTGCAAAGAAtg GCTCCAGGTTATGGAGACATCAGGTTGTCATTGGAGATGATTCCTGACACTGTGAACCTTGAAGAGCCTTTTGACATCGTCTGTAAAATCACCAACTGCAG tgAAAGAACCATGGATCTGGTGCTGGAGATGTGTAACACCGGGTCCATCCACTGGTGTGGTGTTTCAGGGAGACAGCTGGGAAAACTCAGCCCTGCtgcatttctctctctgcccctcactctcctctcatcTGTGCAGGGTCTGCAG
- the trappc13 gene encoding trafficking protein particle complex subunit 13 isoform X2: MEVNQTKQEHLLALKVMRLTKPTLFTNLPVTCEDRDLPGDSFSQLMRQDPSTIKGAETIMLGEMLTLPQNFGNIFLGETFSSYISVHNDSTQVVKDILVKADLQTSSQRLNLSASNSAVAELKPECCIDDVIHHEVKEIGTHILVCAVSYTTHFGEKLYFRKFFKFQVLKPLDVKTKFYNAETDEVFLEAQIQNITTSPMFMEKVSLEPSMMYNVTELNTVAHGEQGESTFGKMSYLQPMDTRQYLYCLKPKPEYAEKAGVIKGVTVIGKLDIVWKTNLGERGRLQTSQLQRMAPGYGDIRLSLEMIPDTVNLEEPFDIVCKITNCSERTMDLVLEMCNTGSIHWCGVSGRQLGKLSPAAFLSLPLTLLSSVQGLQSISGLRLTDTFLKRTYEYDDIAQVCVVCPYMTNEC, encoded by the exons ATGGAAGTAAATCAGACGAAACAAGAGCACCTACTCGCATTAAAAG TGATGCGGTTAACAAAACCAACACTCTTTACAAACCTGCCGGTGACATGTGAGGATCGAGATCTACCAG GAGATTCATTCAGTCAACTTATGAGGCAGGATCCTTCCACCATCAAGGGAGCAGAGACGATAATGCTCGGAGAGATGCTTACGTTACCACAGAACTTTGG AAATATTTTCCTCGGGGAGACCTTCTCTAGTTACATAAGTGTGCACAATGACAGCACCCAAGTTGTAAAGGACATTCTAGTCAAG GCCGACTTACAGACCAGCTCACAGAGACTCAACCTCTCTGCGTCAAACTCTGCAGTAGCAGAACTCAAGCCTGAATGCTGCATCGATGATGTCATCCACCACGAAGTCAAAGAAATCGGAACACACAT CTTAGTGTGCGCAGTCAGTTACACCACACATTTTGGGGAGAAGCTCTATTTTCGGAAGTTCTTCAAATTCCAG GTTTTGAAGCCGCTGGATGTGAAGACAAAGTTCTACAATGCAGAG ACAGATGAAGTGTTCCTGGAGGCTCAGATCCAGAACATCACTACCTCGCCCATGTTCATGGAGAAGGTCTCTCTGGAGCCCTCCATGATGTACAACGTCACAGAGCTCAACACAGTCGCGCATGGAGAGCAAGG GGAGTCTACGTTTGGGAAAATGTCCTACCTGCAGCCCATGGACACGCGACAGTACCTGTACTGTTTGAAGCCAAAGCCGGAGTACGCGGAGAAGGCGGGGGTCATCAAGGGTGTGACGGTGATAGGGAAGCTGGACATCGTATGGAAGACAAATCttggggagagagggaggttaCAGACCAGTCAGCTGCAAAGAAtg GCTCCAGGTTATGGAGACATCAGGTTGTCATTGGAGATGATTCCTGACACTGTGAACCTTGAAGAGCCTTTTGACATCGTCTGTAAAATCACCAACTGCAG tgAAAGAACCATGGATCTGGTGCTGGAGATGTGTAACACCGGGTCCATCCACTGGTGTGGTGTTTCAGGGAGACAGCTGGGAAAACTCAGCCCTGCtgcatttctctctctgcccctcactctcctctcatcTGTGCAGGGTCTGCAG